The genomic stretch CTATCTGCAGGCTTTTGGATTTGTCGATTAGGATTGCCAGATCCGGCTTTTGGATAAATGTATCCTGGATATTTATTATCGGGTGAAAAATCAGTGTTATAAATCCTAACAAAGCACAAAAACGCAGAATAAAAAGGATATTGCGAAGAGTGCGGCTCGTAGGCGGTGTTGTTTCATTGTAAATAAAATAACTGAAAATTAAAGCAAATAGAGCTAATAAAATTAGCAGCCAAACTGATCCTTCTATGGAAATATTAAAATCAAGTTGGGCAAGATAAATAATCAGCGGCTTCATACCGATTCAATCAACTTTAAATTCGGAACAGCATCAAGTTCAAAACCTGAGGTTTGACCTTGATTCAAATGAAACAACCCGGCTTTGCCAATCATTGCAGCATTATCCGTACAAAAATCCGGAGAAGGGAAATATAATTCAATATTTTCAACTTCAGCCTTTTCCTGAAAGCACTGCCGCAAATAAGAATTCCGGGCAACACCACCAGTAAGCACTACAGTTTTCACCTCATTTATTTTCGCAGCAAGCATCGTTTTTCTTAAAAGAACATCGGTTACGGCAGCCTGAAAACTGGCTGCGATATCTGCAAGTTTGTCTTTAATAAAATCTTCAGATTTCGAATCCAGATAATACAATATAGACGTTTTTATTCCACTAAAGCTAAAATCTAAGCTATCTTTATGAAGCCAGGAGCGTGGAAACTTATGGAAGTTCTCATTGCCGGATTTTGCGATCCGATCGATGACAGGGCCCCCCGGATATTCCAGGTTTAGCATTTTTGCAACTTTATCAAAAGATTCACCAACTGCGTCATCGATTGATTGTCCAATCACCTGATAGTTTCCCCAATCTTTCATTAGAATAAGTAAGGTATGCCCTCCGGAAACAAGCAATAAAACTAGTGGAGCCTTGATTGATGGATGATCTAGTAAACTAGCAAAAATATGTCCCTCGAGATGATTTATTCCAATAAAAGGAATATTAAGCGCCAAAGCCATTGCCTTTGCAAAATTCACCCCCACTAAAAGTGCTCCCGCAAGGCCCGGGCCGTTTGTAACAGCAATTGCTTCCAAATCAGACTTCTTGAAATTTGCTGTTTGGAGGGCCTCCTCAACTGTTGGTATAATAGCCTTGAGATGTGCTCTTGAAGCCAATTCCGGAACTACCCCACCGTATTTTCTATGGACATCCAATTGGGAATAGACGATACTACAATATAGCTTTTCTTCATCAATTATTGCTGCCGCTGTTTCATCACAAGATGTTTCAATCGCAAGTATTAACATTTTAATCGAACTTTAATTCAAATTTGTCAGGGGAAATATCAAAATAAGTTAAATCGGCCGGCAATTCAATATAAGGCAACAAAAATATTTCACCGGTTATTTTATATTCACCATAGTCCACATAAGCAAGAATATCGTTTTTATTCATGGAGTCAATGATTTCTATTCCACCCTTTATTTTCAATGAAAGTGTGGAAGGCAATACAGATGCTTGAACTCCAATTGGTGCGTTGAGAACTTTTATTGAAATATCTAAAAATTCCTTTTCTTCCAGCAGTTGAACATCAGCAAAATATTTTGTCGACTGTATATCCATTGACAAGTCTTGCGGATATGGGTTTATTAATTCAATTTCTCCGGATACATCAGAAACAACATTTTCAAATTTCAAATCAGCAGTTACTATAAAGTTAGTTTCTTCGATTAACCTTTGTGGCCCAGTAAGCAGTACTCTCTGGGGTTGTACTTTTATTCCACCTACTATGGTGTAACCCAGCGCAATCTGAATATGGATTTCATGGTTTATTAGTGTTTCTTTTGTGTGGATCGGTTCAATAAAAAATACTAATGTATCTTTATCAACAAATTTTATAGGTGTAAGGTTGGTTGTAGAGGCAGGTAATTTTAAATTATTAAGATTTAGTTTTACATTAATAGGAGATTTAGTTTGATGTGCAATGTCAACATTAATCTCTATTTTAGCATTGATTAAAGCTCGCAGAAGCAATTTTCCGCTTCCCTGAATTTGAACCCCTATTTTTTTCGTATAGTTTTTTAAAACAACATAGTCTTTAGGTTGATTTATTAATACGACTTGAGCTTGAAAGATATGTTCATATTGCTTTTCTGTTACGGCATACAACCATATGAAGATAGCAATTATTATGATCATTATGCGGATCCTATAGTTACCGATAATTGACAATCGTCTCCACATATTAAAGCCCTTTTGCCTGGTATAAAAAAGGGTAAAGCCTGAAACTCTTTACCCTAAAATTAACCGCTCCTATTTTATGACGTACTATTTTCTCGAACTAGTAATTTGCTTTCCGAAGCTTACTTCTCCATTATCAATTCGAATATTAAATCCACATTCCGGATTTGAACAAACCCAAGCTTTGTATAGAATTGATGCTCCTTCCCTTCCATAATCTGATAGTGGAATAAGTATACCGGCTGAACACTTCAAACACTCTGGAAATTGTATTTGCTCCATTATTTTCCTTTCCAGATCATTGCAATTCGCATAATTGGTTTATGGGCTTTGAGATAATTCATAATTTCATACATAATTTATTAGCAATTTATCATAATAACTGAAAAACAAATTCAATAAAATTAAACTATTTCATAAATTCAATATATTTTATAAATTAGGATATTAAAACCGTAAAAAGCCACACCGATGCTATTGTCAGCCCTATACTTAGCCAGAATTCCCTTAAATCACTTTTCTCTCCAAATATAAATCTCATTAAAATACCTAACGGGATTATAATCAAGTACCAACTTTGTAAGAATATTCCAATCGCAATACATGCGCGTTCAATATAACCCCATTTTCGTTCTGCTACCGAGGGGAATTGCCAATGAGGTCTTTTCAGGCCCTTAAAGTAAGCATAATAATCGTTAATTATAAAATAGTTCATCGGAGTAATTGCAAATACAATGAATACAAATCCGGACATGGGTTGAATATAGTCTAATCGACTCCAAATGCCAAATGTAGAGCCATCTATTTGAGGGTACAAATAATAAAAGAATAAGGCAGCTGCAAAAGCAGTTGAAACATGTAATACCTGGTCCAGTATAAATAAAGGAAAATTATCCGCAATGCCAATTTCTGTCAGTTTAATTTTCGAATAATCGTAAATATAATGAGATATTACTAAAGCAAGAAAGATAAACCAATATAATGGATACTTCAGGTAGGGTATCGTAAAAACTAAATTGCATAAAGACCAAATTCCGACATGCAGCCAAAGCCCCCCTTTAATCATTTTTTTAACATAAAACACACGATCAGTTTGTAGGGGAAAATCTCCGATCAAATGGGCTAGCAACAGAAGCCAGAATAAATTCATGCTTCCTCATTTCACAGAATGCCGGACATCACATACACTATTTGATTCAATGGACCTTATTTCTTAACAACCCAGACTTTTACGGTAGCCGTGACTTCCGGATGCAACTTAACCGGAATTGAATAGATACCTAAATTCTTAATAGGTTCTTCGAGCTGAATTTTCCTTTTATCAACCTCAATCCCCTTTTCAATTAATGATTCGTTAATATCTTGCGAGGTGACAGAGCCGAATAACTTGTCTTCTTCACCGACTGCTACAGATATGGTGCATGAAACCTTTGCTAACATGTCCGCTAATTTTTCTGCTTGCCTTTTCTCTTTTTCGGTTACTATTAAGAGATACTTCTTTTCTTCTTCAAATCTACGTAAATTCCCTTTTGTTGCTTGGTATGCCACTCCTTTTGGAATAAGATAATTTCTAGCAAATCCATTTTTTACTGTGATTACTTCACCTGATTTTCCTAAGCTTTCATAATCTTCTTTTAGGATTATTTTCATAAATAAAAAGACTCCTTAATTACCAATCATTTTATTGCGTTATCAAGTCATTCGATTTGACATATAGGGAATTAATGCTAGTTGACGAGCTTTTTTGATCGCCCTAACCAATTGCCTCTGATGAGGGGCACATGTCCCCGATATTCTTCTTGGAATTATTTTTCCTGCTTCAGTAGTAAATCGAATCAACCGTTTTTCATCTTTATAATCGATATACATAGTACCACTTTCACAAAAACGGCAAATTCTTTTCTTCTTTGTACTAATCAAGAGTGGCCTCCTTCTTCAAACTCTCATTTTCATTATTTTTGATTTCATGATCTTCATTTTCCAGATTATTAGCTTTAATAGCTTCAGCTTCAGCTTCAGCTTTTTTTACTTTTTCAGCTTTCCGATCTAAACTTGCTATTGCTTTTTTATCAAGTCTAACCGTTAAATAACGTATTACCTGCTCATTTAATCTCAAATATTTTTCAATCGTTTTATTGTTGCTTCCATCCGATTCAATCAAGAAATAAACATAATAGCCATACTGTTTTTTCTTAATTTCATAAGCCAATCGACGTTTACCCAAAAGATCTTTCTGAACAACCTCACCATTGTATTCCTTAATCAGTTTTTCAATCTGTTCTACTTTTTCGTCAACCTCATTCTGTTCGAGCTGACCGTCGAACACAACTGTTAATTCATATTTGTTATTTTCCATCAAATCTCCTAATATCTTTGAAATCTAAAATTCATAATGCTTGTTAAAGGATGTCATTGTTTTGTCAATCCCATTGACCATCATGGAAGATATAGATTCTATAACTATAGTTCCTAATTTTTTAAGCATTTTTAATTCTTTGGCTTTAAAATTTCCTAAAACGAATTCAACCCAATCTTCAATTTCATCATCAACTCCAATTCCAATTCGAATCCTGGGGAATTCAGTCGTATTCAGATTATCTACAATAGACTGTAAGCCATTATGAGTACCGGCGCTGCCTTTTTCTCGTATCCGAATTGTTCCCATCGGAAGGCTAAAATCATCGCAAATCACCAACATTTGGTCTGGCCTAAGGTCAAACCATTTTAGTAATGGAATGATCGAGTTTCCACTTCTATTCATAAATGAAAGTGGTTTGGCAACGGCAATCGTGCTTTCAGCAGTTTTAATGTCGGTCACGAGTGTATTACCGGGACCAAATCTAAATGTCGATTCAAAGAACTCTGAAATTAAATCACAAACAATAAATCCAACATTATGACGGGATTTATTATATTTCTTACCAGGATTGCCAAGCCCAATCACAAGCAAATCGGGTTGCAAGCTATTTTTCCTTTTTCGGCTCCTCTTTTGCAGTAATTACTTCTGGCCCTTCTTCTTCTTCTTCTTCTGCTTCTGCTGCTACCAGTTCTTCTTCAATAGTTACTTCTTGCTCTACCTTCGGTGGAACGACATGTGCAATTAAAGTCTTGGGATCTGATATAATTTCAATTTTATCCAAAGTCAGATCTTCTGCACGAATACTCTCTTGAAGTTCAAGCCCACTTACATCGATATCAACGCTGTCGGGAACATCTTTAGGCATACATTGAATTTCCAGCTCACGGAGTGGATGTTCTAGTATTCCACCCATTTCTTTAACCCCCATTGGCGTTCCGATT from candidate division KSB1 bacterium encodes the following:
- a CDS encoding DUF3307 domain-containing protein — translated: MNLFWLLLLAHLIGDFPLQTDRVFYVKKMIKGGLWLHVGIWSLCNLVFTIPYLKYPLYWFIFLALVISHYIYDYSKIKLTEIGIADNFPLFILDQVLHVSTAFAAALFFYYLYPQIDGSTFGIWSRLDYIQPMSGFVFIVFAITPMNYFIINDYYAYFKGLKRPHWQFPSVAERKWGYIERACIAIGIFLQSWYLIIIPLGILMRFIFGEKSDLREFWLSIGLTIASVWLFTVLIS
- the tsaD gene encoding tRNA (adenosine(37)-N6)-threonylcarbamoyltransferase complex transferase subunit TsaD produces the protein MLILAIETSCDETAAAIIDEEKLYCSIVYSQLDVHRKYGGVVPELASRAHLKAIIPTVEEALQTANFKKSDLEAIAVTNGPGLAGALLVGVNFAKAMALALNIPFIGINHLEGHIFASLLDHPSIKAPLVLLLVSGGHTLLILMKDWGNYQVIGQSIDDAVGESFDKVAKMLNLEYPGGPVIDRIAKSGNENFHKFPRSWLHKDSLDFSFSGIKTSILYYLDSKSEDFIKDKLADIAASFQAAVTDVLLRKTMLAAKINEVKTVVLTGGVARNSYLRQCFQEKAEVENIELYFPSPDFCTDNAAMIGKAGLFHLNQGQTSGFELDAVPNLKLIESV
- a CDS encoding 50S ribosomal protein L9 produces the protein MKIILKEDYESLGKSGEVITVKNGFARNYLIPKGVAYQATKGNLRRFEEEKKYLLIVTEKEKRQAEKLADMLAKVSCTISVAVGEEDKLFGSVTSQDINESLIEKGIEVDKRKIQLEEPIKNLGIYSIPVKLHPEVTATVKVWVVKK
- a CDS encoding 50S ribosomal protein L25; the encoded protein is MAEAVLKVENREKMTKSGMKNLRLTGKIPGVYYTDGKDAIPIIIDIKDFYQLFTHKVNIFDLDFDKGEKKPSIVREIQRDPVSGDIIHVDLYGIKATEKIVIKVPIMIIGTPMGVKEMGGILEHPLRELEIQCMPKDVPDSVDIDVSGLELQESIRAEDLTLDKIEIISDPKTLIAHVVPPKVEQEVTIEEELVAAEAEEEEEEGPEVITAKEEPKKEK
- a CDS encoding aminoacyl-tRNA hydrolase; this translates as MQPDLLVIGLGNPGKKYNKSRHNVGFIVCDLISEFFESTFRFGPGNTLVTDIKTAESTIAVAKPLSFMNRSGNSIIPLLKWFDLRPDQMLVICDDFSLPMGTIRIREKGSAGTHNGLQSIVDNLNTTEFPRIRIGIGVDDEIEDWVEFVLGNFKAKELKMLKKLGTIVIESISSMMVNGIDKTMTSFNKHYEF
- a CDS encoding 30S ribosomal protein S18, whose product is MISTKKKRICRFCESGTMYIDYKDEKRLIRFTTEAGKIIPRRISGTCAPHQRQLVRAIKKARQLALIPYMSNRMT
- the rpsF gene encoding 30S ribosomal protein S6, producing the protein MENNKYELTVVFDGQLEQNEVDEKVEQIEKLIKEYNGEVVQKDLLGKRRLAYEIKKKQYGYYVYFLIESDGSNNKTIEKYLRLNEQVIRYLTVRLDKKAIASLDRKAEKVKKAEAEAEAIKANNLENEDHEIKNNENESLKKEATLD